The proteins below are encoded in one region of Hordeum vulgare subsp. vulgare chromosome 3H, MorexV3_pseudomolecules_assembly, whole genome shotgun sequence:
- the LOC123442314 gene encoding uncharacterized protein OsI_031781-like produces the protein MAPLQNIAVALTLLIVMVEIASLPTSSSVIVKSEEAALDELTPIIKTALDGVIAAAPPSKRTKVAEAVAKQELLAMYTMNKAKGDKEKFGAHLLAYKIAAKIVTAAAPAEKFKMMEDGFTEASRPIL, from the coding sequence ATGGCGCCACTCCAGAACATTGCGGTGGCACTAACCCTTCTCATCGTCATGGTGGAAATCGCATCATTACCGACGTCAAGCTCCGTCATCGTCAAGTCCGAGGAGGCCGCCTTGGATGAGCTAACCCCCATCATCAAGACGGCCCTAGACGGGGTCATCGCCGCCGCCCCACCATCCAAAAGGACCAAAGTAGCGGAGGCTGTTGCAAAGCAGGAACTCCTTGCTATGTACACGATGAACAAGGCCAAGGGAGACAAGGAGAAATTTGGTGCACATCTATTGGCCTACAAGATAGCCGCTAAGATAGTTACTGCCGCAGCACCCGCTGAGAAGTTCAAGATGATGGAGGATGGCTTCACGGAGGCTAGCCGGCCAATTCTGTAA